From one Streptomyces sp. R41 genomic stretch:
- a CDS encoding VOC family protein — translation MSHTPVNRAAPQTPHQDLHSEQGALRGEHPGRSRNPVIKAADLAWLEFEKPDLDRAEVFARDFGFAVAARTEGELWLRGTFAGSPCMVIRRGRASRFIGPAFRAAERADLDRLASATGSTVRDIGVPGGGQSVALLDPSGLPVRVVYCAEQLPALPEQEPLILNFGTDHRRTNATQRPSREPSRIQRLGHVVLETRVFARTLDWYLDTLGMIVSDFLFLDGQRGRGPTMAFIRCDQGSVAVDHHTLALHLGPGTGYVHSAYQVTDLDTIAAGGEYLAERGYKRSWGIGRHIQGSQLFDYWRDPDHFMLEHFADGDLFSCDLEPGWAPMSASGLAQWGPPVTRDFLGTSPSPAKLREVMTALRGDNELDPARLLGLMKAMSS, via the coding sequence ATGTCCCACACCCCCGTTAACAGGGCCGCTCCCCAGACGCCCCACCAAGACCTCCACAGTGAACAGGGGGCCCTGCGCGGCGAGCACCCCGGACGTTCCCGGAATCCCGTGATCAAGGCGGCGGACCTGGCCTGGCTCGAGTTCGAGAAGCCGGACCTGGACCGGGCCGAGGTCTTCGCGCGTGACTTCGGGTTCGCGGTCGCCGCCCGCACCGAGGGGGAGCTGTGGCTGCGCGGCACCTTCGCGGGCTCACCTTGCATGGTCATCCGGCGGGGGCGTGCGTCCCGGTTCATCGGGCCGGCGTTCCGCGCGGCCGAGCGAGCCGACCTGGACCGGCTGGCCAGCGCCACCGGCAGTACCGTCCGGGACATCGGCGTACCGGGCGGCGGGCAGTCGGTCGCCCTGCTCGATCCCTCGGGCCTGCCGGTCCGGGTCGTGTACTGCGCCGAGCAGCTGCCCGCCCTGCCCGAGCAGGAGCCGCTGATCCTCAACTTCGGTACCGATCACCGTCGTACGAACGCCACCCAGCGTCCGTCCCGTGAGCCGTCCCGAATCCAGCGGCTGGGCCATGTGGTGCTGGAGACACGCGTGTTCGCCCGCACCCTGGACTGGTACCTGGACACCCTCGGGATGATCGTGTCCGACTTCCTGTTCCTGGACGGGCAGCGAGGGCGCGGGCCGACGATGGCGTTCATCCGGTGCGACCAGGGGAGCGTGGCCGTCGATCACCACACGCTGGCCCTGCACCTGGGGCCCGGTACCGGCTACGTCCACTCGGCCTACCAGGTCACCGACCTCGACACGATCGCCGCCGGTGGGGAGTACCTGGCCGAGCGCGGCTACAAGCGCAGCTGGGGCATCGGCCGGCACATCCAGGGCAGTCAGCTGTTCGACTACTGGCGCGACCCCGACCACTTCATGCTGGAGCACTTCGCCGACGGCGACCTGTTCTCCTGCGACCTGGAGCCCGGCTGGGCGCCGATGTCGGCGAGCGGCCTGGCCCAGTGGGGCCCGCCCGTCACCCGCGACTTCCTGGGCACCAGCCCGTCCCCCGCCAAGCTGCGAGAGGTCATGACGGCCCTGCGTGGCGACAACGAACTCGACCCCGCACGCCTGCTGGGCCTGATGAAAGCGATGAGCTCATGA
- a CDS encoding SpoIIE family protein phosphatase: MDFTADSLLSRAAHELSPRADELIHDVEQCLRHEVPELWDEPDIAQMTRENVAEHVVALLFGIEHDIEPRRIDPPAADAERARRLAQRGKPVTAMLRAFRLAQGLVLDRLLEELPRLTSDAEPINAATRKLIALATEYMDRISETGVLAFQDERDRRVQWRLSVVNEASVRVGTTLDIARTAQELADLATEHFADAVTVDLLETPSGDEPPAKGTLVVRRVAQQSVTDGYPETTNPEAIYGESSVAPQQVHRYPDGSPPARALVTGRPSRHHLGPSASMLLVPLCARGTTLGVAQFFRHHKPGAYGDEELLLAQEIAARAAVAIDNARRYTHARATALALQRSLLPRGTPVQSAVEVACRYLPAAAQLGVGGDWYDVIPLSGARVALVVGDVVGHGIHAAATMGRLRTAVRTLADIDLPPDELLTHLDDVVIRLSAEVSAQTDTESAGDIGATCLYTVYDPVAGRCTLARAGHVLPVVMTRDGIADILELPAGPPLGLGGLPFEAAEIDLPEGSLLALYTDGLIEACDHDIEAGLTLLRQALAQPVPSLEAACDTVLEALLPADRPHDDVALLLARTHTLGDRQVATWDVGADPAEVARARASVSQQLTTWGLEELDFTTELVVSELVTNAIRYGRPPIQLRLIHDRTLMCEVADAGSTTPHLRRARVFDEGGRGLFLVAQLTEHWGTRHARRGKTVWAECALGAPELFSDAAALEVEGIPGVV; this comes from the coding sequence GTGGACTTCACCGCGGACAGTCTTCTGTCCCGTGCCGCACATGAACTCAGCCCGCGAGCGGACGAGCTGATCCACGACGTAGAGCAATGCCTGCGGCACGAGGTCCCCGAACTGTGGGACGAACCCGACATCGCACAGATGACGAGGGAGAACGTCGCCGAGCACGTCGTCGCCCTGCTTTTCGGCATCGAGCACGACATCGAGCCAAGGCGGATCGATCCGCCGGCCGCCGACGCAGAGCGCGCGCGTCGGCTGGCTCAGCGCGGGAAGCCGGTCACAGCGATGCTGCGCGCCTTCCGGCTCGCGCAGGGCCTCGTCCTCGACCGGCTGCTCGAAGAGCTGCCCCGGCTCACCAGCGATGCCGAGCCGATCAACGCGGCGACACGCAAGCTGATCGCACTGGCGACCGAGTACATGGACCGCATATCCGAGACGGGCGTCCTGGCCTTCCAGGACGAGCGGGATCGCCGGGTGCAGTGGCGGCTGTCGGTGGTGAACGAGGCGAGCGTACGCGTCGGAACGACCCTGGACATCGCCCGCACCGCCCAGGAGTTGGCGGACCTGGCCACGGAGCACTTCGCCGACGCCGTCACCGTCGACCTCCTCGAAACGCCTTCCGGAGACGAGCCTCCCGCGAAGGGCACACTCGTGGTCCGCCGGGTCGCCCAGCAGTCGGTGACGGACGGTTACCCCGAGACGACGAACCCGGAAGCGATCTACGGGGAATCGTCGGTTGCGCCGCAGCAGGTCCACAGGTATCCGGACGGATCACCACCGGCTCGCGCCCTGGTCACCGGCCGACCCTCACGGCACCACCTCGGCCCGTCCGCATCGATGCTGCTGGTACCGCTGTGCGCCCGTGGCACCACGCTGGGTGTCGCCCAGTTCTTCCGTCACCACAAGCCCGGTGCGTACGGGGACGAGGAACTGCTCCTCGCCCAGGAGATCGCGGCCAGGGCGGCGGTGGCCATCGACAACGCCCGCCGATACACGCACGCGCGCGCCACCGCCCTCGCCCTCCAGCGCAGTCTCCTCCCGCGCGGTACACCCGTGCAGTCCGCCGTGGAGGTCGCCTGCCGCTACCTGCCTGCTGCCGCCCAGCTCGGTGTGGGCGGCGACTGGTACGACGTCATCCCGCTGTCCGGTGCCCGGGTCGCCCTCGTGGTGGGCGACGTGGTCGGGCACGGCATCCACGCCGCCGCCACCATGGGCCGACTGCGGACCGCCGTACGCACCCTCGCCGACATCGACCTGCCGCCCGACGAACTCCTCACCCACCTGGACGACGTCGTCATCCGCCTGTCCGCCGAAGTCTCTGCCCAAACGGACACCGAATCCGCGGGGGACATAGGGGCCACCTGCCTGTACACCGTCTACGATCCCGTCGCCGGCCGCTGCACCCTCGCCCGCGCGGGCCACGTCCTGCCCGTCGTGATGACCCGGGACGGAATCGCCGACATCCTCGAGCTGCCCGCCGGCCCGCCACTCGGCCTGGGCGGCCTGCCGTTCGAGGCGGCGGAGATCGACCTGCCCGAGGGCAGCCTCCTCGCCCTCTACACCGACGGCCTGATCGAGGCCTGCGACCACGACATCGAGGCGGGTCTCACCCTGCTCCGCCAGGCCCTCGCCCAGCCTGTTCCCTCCCTGGAGGCCGCCTGCGACACCGTCCTCGAAGCGCTGCTGCCCGCAGACCGACCGCACGACGACGTGGCACTCCTCCTGGCCCGCACCCACACCCTCGGGGACCGTCAGGTCGCCACGTGGGACGTGGGTGCCGACCCGGCCGAGGTCGCCCGGGCCAGAGCGAGCGTCTCCCAGCAGCTGACCACCTGGGGACTGGAGGAACTCGATTTCACCACCGAACTGGTCGTCAGCGAACTGGTCACCAACGCCATCCGCTACGGCCGGCCTCCCATCCAGCTGCGTCTCATCCACGATCGCACCCTCATGTGCGAAGTCGCGGATGCCGGCAGCACGACTCCGCACCTGCGCCGGGCCCGTGTCTTCGACGAGGGCGGGCGAGGTCTGTTCCTCGTCGCCCAACTCACCGAGCACTGGGGGACGCGGCATGCCCGACGTGGCAAGACGGTCTGGGCGGAGTGCGCCCTGGGCGCGCCGGAGCTCTTCTCGGACGCGGCAGCGCTGGAGGTGGAGGGTATTCCTGGGGTCGTATGA
- a CDS encoding fumarylacetoacetate hydrolase family protein, whose translation MSTNVLRTTEGWWVIRDERAVRVETKAVTTAELLADRGAVREAAASAESGTPVADLVALPPVTTPCRVVAQMVNYRSHANDSGFTGDIPPTFFRKASGSVSGPHDTIIRPAHVKFLDYEVELGLVMGATLPVGAVVEEQDLPRYVAGLVLTNDVSARDVQLTKTQFYESKSYPTFTPTGPYLTLLEPEDFAHLLNLRLRLSVNGVSRQDRTLADMIVRPAQALTLLARFQTLDPGDLLLTGTPGGTALKAPPKAAEKIGALLPPALKWKAFFKGQAKNPKYLHSGDLITATIATPDGRIDLGEQRTPVTDAV comes from the coding sequence ATGAGCACCAATGTTCTGCGCACCACCGAGGGCTGGTGGGTCATCCGGGACGAGCGCGCCGTCCGCGTCGAGACCAAGGCGGTCACCACCGCCGAGCTGCTCGCCGACCGGGGCGCGGTCCGCGAGGCCGCCGCCTCCGCCGAGAGCGGCACGCCCGTCGCCGACCTGGTGGCCCTGCCTCCGGTCACCACCCCGTGCCGGGTGGTCGCCCAGATGGTCAACTACCGCAGCCACGCCAATGATTCGGGCTTCACCGGCGACATCCCGCCCACCTTCTTCCGTAAGGCGTCCGGCTCGGTCAGCGGCCCCCATGACACGATCATCCGCCCCGCGCACGTGAAGTTCCTCGACTACGAGGTGGAACTCGGCCTGGTCATGGGCGCGACCCTGCCCGTGGGCGCCGTCGTCGAGGAGCAGGACCTGCCGCGCTACGTCGCCGGCCTCGTCCTGACCAACGACGTCAGCGCCCGCGACGTCCAGCTGACCAAGACCCAGTTCTACGAGAGCAAGTCCTATCCGACCTTCACCCCGACGGGTCCGTACCTGACCCTGCTGGAGCCCGAGGACTTCGCCCATCTGCTGAACCTGCGGCTGCGGCTGTCGGTCAACGGCGTGTCGCGCCAGGACCGCACGCTGGCCGACATGATCGTGCGGCCCGCACAGGCGCTCACCCTGCTCGCCCGCTTCCAGACCCTCGACCCGGGCGACCTGCTGCTGACCGGCACTCCCGGCGGTACAGCCCTGAAGGCCCCGCCCAAGGCGGCCGAGAAGATCGGTGCGCTGCTGCCGCCCGCACTGAAGTGGAAGGCGTTCTTCAAGGGCCAGGCCAAGAACCCCAAGTACCTGCACAGCGGTGACCTCATCACCGCCACGATCGCCACCCCGGACGGACGCATCGACCTCGGTGAGCAGCGGACCCCCGTTACGGACGCAGTATGA
- a CDS encoding TetR/AcrR family transcriptional regulator: MPTSAPPKNRFERRRAETRQALVRAARQILAETGDTSASIQAIAERADVGFGSFYNHFESKTELFDAAVTDALDEFGQVIDERVQGIDDPAELVAAGFRLTARMANSHPELMRILRDRGLAQIHTDRGLAPRALRDLEIGIASGRFTCTNPTTALSALGGTLLSLVALRLARPDLDGDEAASDLAEMVLRMLGVPPDDAHQVTRRPLPDLD, from the coding sequence ATGCCGACGTCAGCCCCGCCCAAGAACCGCTTCGAGAGGCGCCGTGCCGAGACCCGCCAGGCGCTCGTCCGTGCGGCCCGGCAGATCCTCGCGGAGACCGGGGACACCAGCGCCAGCATCCAGGCCATCGCCGAGCGCGCGGACGTCGGTTTCGGCTCCTTCTACAACCACTTCGAGTCCAAGACGGAGCTGTTCGACGCCGCGGTGACAGACGCCCTGGACGAGTTCGGGCAGGTCATAGACGAGCGCGTACAAGGAATCGACGACCCGGCCGAGCTCGTCGCCGCGGGCTTCCGGCTCACCGCCCGCATGGCCAACTCCCACCCTGAACTCATGCGGATCCTGCGGGACCGCGGGCTGGCCCAGATCCACACCGACCGGGGCCTCGCCCCTCGAGCCCTGCGCGACCTGGAGATCGGCATCGCCTCGGGCCGCTTCACCTGCACCAACCCGACCACCGCCCTGTCCGCCCTCGGCGGGACCCTGCTGTCCCTCGTGGCCCTGCGGCTGGCCCGCCCCGACCTCGACGGGGACGAGGCCGCCTCCGACCTGGCCGAGATGGTCCTGCGCATGCTCGGCGTCCCACCGGACGACGCCCATCAGGTGACCCGGCGGCCACTGCCCGACCTCGACTGA
- a CDS encoding bifunctional 3-(3-hydroxy-phenyl)propionate/3-hydroxycinnamic acid hydroxylase has translation MSTPTKGPAAGAYDVLVVGAGPVGLATAIQLATRGRRVGIVERWPQHYPLPRAVVFDHEAGRILASLGLDMAAVSEPAVDYEWRNGEGQQLLRYDFSDGSYSGWPNLSAFNQPTLEAALNERVRSLPEIDILRGWEAVGVQAGSTAVEVTVAESTGDAPLLRDGERAQRTLQAAYVVGCDGANSFIRSCMRTSVTDLGFEFDWLVLDVIPHDRDREWTPRNLQLCDPARPTTAVVGGPGRRRWEFMRLPGESIAELHQAETAWKLLEPWNLHPDNATLERQTVYTFQARWADSWRDGRLLLAGDAAHQMPPFAGQGLCSGLRDAINLSWKLDLVLSGKAEDSLLDTYTTERCQHLQHAIEKSVGLGRVICEPDPAAAAERDARMIADQQAGRVPQGDQFLVTFTGGLLDRDCTGATAEPTGQLSRQGWVRFGDRTGLFDETVGIGLTLLTTGDPRDGLDEDTLAWCEEVGLRLLRITDDPAANGPDVVVDLDHTYLADLARTGLEAMLVRPDFYIFGGAKSAADIPRLVAALRGRLTAVPAPEVTA, from the coding sequence ATGAGCACCCCTACCAAGGGCCCCGCCGCGGGGGCCTACGACGTGCTGGTCGTCGGCGCCGGTCCGGTCGGGCTGGCCACGGCGATCCAGCTGGCCACCCGAGGCCGGCGGGTCGGCATCGTCGAACGCTGGCCGCAGCACTACCCGCTGCCGCGCGCGGTCGTCTTCGACCATGAGGCCGGCCGCATCCTGGCGTCCCTGGGGCTGGACATGGCCGCTGTCAGTGAACCCGCTGTGGACTACGAGTGGCGCAACGGCGAGGGTCAGCAACTCCTCCGTTACGACTTCTCGGACGGCAGCTACTCCGGCTGGCCCAACCTGAGCGCGTTCAACCAGCCCACCCTGGAAGCGGCCCTGAACGAGCGCGTCCGGTCGCTGCCGGAGATCGACATCCTGCGCGGCTGGGAAGCCGTCGGCGTCCAGGCGGGCTCCACGGCGGTGGAGGTCACAGTGGCGGAGAGCACCGGAGACGCGCCCTTGCTCCGTGACGGAGAACGCGCGCAGCGTACCCTCCAGGCCGCGTACGTCGTCGGCTGCGACGGCGCCAACAGCTTCATCCGCTCGTGCATGCGCACCTCGGTCACCGACCTCGGCTTCGAGTTCGACTGGCTGGTCCTCGACGTCATCCCCCATGACCGGGACCGCGAGTGGACGCCACGGAACCTGCAGCTCTGCGATCCGGCCCGGCCGACCACGGCGGTGGTCGGCGGCCCGGGCCGCCGCCGCTGGGAGTTCATGCGCCTGCCCGGCGAGTCCATCGCCGAGCTCCACCAGGCCGAGACCGCCTGGAAGTTGCTCGAGCCGTGGAACCTGCACCCGGACAACGCCACCCTGGAGCGGCAAACTGTCTACACCTTCCAGGCACGCTGGGCGGACTCCTGGCGCGACGGCCGGCTGCTGCTGGCCGGGGACGCGGCCCACCAAATGCCGCCGTTCGCCGGGCAGGGCCTGTGCTCGGGCCTGCGTGACGCCATCAACCTGAGCTGGAAGCTCGACCTGGTGCTGTCCGGGAAAGCCGAGGACAGTCTGCTGGACACCTACACCACCGAGCGATGCCAGCATCTGCAGCATGCGATCGAGAAGTCTGTGGGCCTGGGGAGGGTCATCTGCGAGCCGGACCCGGCCGCGGCCGCCGAGCGCGACGCCCGCATGATCGCCGACCAGCAGGCAGGCCGCGTACCACAAGGAGATCAGTTCCTGGTGACCTTCACCGGCGGACTGCTGGACCGCGACTGCACCGGCGCCACGGCGGAGCCGACCGGGCAGCTCAGCCGGCAGGGATGGGTGCGGTTCGGGGACCGTACCGGCCTGTTCGACGAAACCGTCGGCATCGGGCTCACCCTGCTCACCACCGGTGATCCGCGTGACGGGCTCGACGAGGACACCCTGGCCTGGTGTGAAGAGGTCGGGCTCCGCCTGCTGAGGATCACCGACGACCCGGCGGCGAACGGCCCCGACGTCGTCGTCGATCTCGACCACACCTACCTGGCCGACCTGGCCCGTACCGGCCTTGAGGCCATGCTGGTGCGCCCCGACTTCTACATCTTCGGCGGCGCCAAGAGTGCGGCCGACATCCCGCGTCTGGTGGCTGCGCTGCGCGGCCGGCTCACGGCGGTCCCCGCCCCGGAGGTCACCGCTTGA
- a CDS encoding bifunctional 3-(3-hydroxy-phenyl)propionate/3-hydroxycinnamic acid hydroxylase, which yields MKAASRRPVVIIGAGPVGVTAALLLARHGVPSLLLERHRDIYPLPRAVVVDDEIRRLLQSVGVHEEFAALARPAPGLRLLDARRRVITEFPRSLQGLHGFPQLSMFNQPELERLLRDALARRPECELWSGVEVVSVTQSDTQNTDAPDDPTGPVRVTFRRDGSDEEEHLWADAVLGCDGAGSLTRDAIGTDFEDLHFQESWRVIDVRTSRPVRTWEGAEQICCPTRPATFMRISEDRYRWEFRLADDENLDGPDGWERLRELVAPWVDLPASQGDDFEVIRQAQYTFQARLADRWRRGRVFLLGDAAHLTPPFVGQGLCSGLRDANNLTWKLARVLQQGAPEGLLDTYERERKPHVRHVIRVAVAVGWAMTGGQDRGAAFRRAVVGAVCRIPGVTAAVSRDLSPALSAGPLVRRRPRLTGRVLAGTFCPQPWVRHDGRRVRLDDVLGDSFAVLTAVPPTAQMTAVATALGAQTIHVDDLGDDGTLAGWLARGRADAVLLRPDRVVTDTVPAGTGDFTDTVAWAPLLHTARRIADARPA from the coding sequence ATGAAGGCCGCATCCCGGAGACCGGTGGTGATCATCGGTGCGGGACCCGTCGGGGTCACCGCCGCCCTCCTGCTCGCCCGGCACGGAGTGCCCAGCTTGCTCCTCGAACGCCACCGGGACATCTACCCCCTGCCGCGCGCCGTCGTCGTGGACGACGAGATCCGCCGGCTCCTGCAGAGCGTCGGTGTGCACGAGGAGTTCGCCGCCCTCGCCCGTCCGGCGCCCGGGCTGCGGCTGCTTGACGCCCGGCGCCGCGTGATCACCGAATTCCCGCGGTCTTTGCAGGGACTCCACGGCTTCCCGCAGCTGAGCATGTTCAACCAGCCCGAGCTGGAACGCCTGCTGCGTGACGCCTTGGCGCGCCGCCCGGAGTGCGAGCTGTGGAGCGGGGTGGAGGTCGTGTCCGTCACCCAGTCCGACACGCAGAACACCGACGCACCCGACGATCCGACGGGTCCGGTCCGGGTCACCTTCCGGCGCGACGGCAGCGACGAGGAGGAGCACCTGTGGGCCGATGCCGTCCTCGGCTGCGACGGTGCGGGCAGTCTCACCCGGGACGCCATCGGCACCGACTTCGAGGACCTGCACTTCCAGGAGAGCTGGCGGGTCATCGACGTGCGCACCAGCCGCCCGGTGCGTACCTGGGAAGGCGCCGAGCAGATCTGCTGCCCCACCCGGCCGGCCACCTTCATGCGCATCAGCGAGGACCGCTACCGCTGGGAGTTCCGGCTGGCCGACGACGAGAACCTGGACGGCCCGGACGGATGGGAGCGCCTGCGCGAGCTGGTCGCCCCCTGGGTGGACCTGCCGGCCTCGCAGGGCGACGACTTCGAGGTGATACGGCAGGCGCAGTACACCTTCCAGGCCCGTCTCGCCGACCGGTGGCGCAGGGGGCGCGTCTTCCTGCTGGGCGACGCCGCCCACCTCACCCCGCCCTTCGTCGGGCAGGGTCTGTGCTCCGGCCTGCGCGACGCCAACAACCTCACCTGGAAACTCGCCCGCGTCCTCCAACAGGGCGCACCCGAGGGGCTGCTGGACACCTACGAACGCGAGCGCAAGCCGCACGTCCGCCATGTGATCCGCGTCGCGGTCGCCGTCGGCTGGGCCATGACCGGTGGACAGGACCGCGGTGCGGCCTTCCGCCGGGCCGTGGTGGGCGCGGTCTGTCGCATCCCCGGCGTGACCGCGGCGGTGAGCCGCGACCTCAGCCCCGCCCTGAGCGCCGGTCCACTCGTACGGCGCCGTCCCAGGCTGACCGGCCGCGTGCTGGCCGGCACCTTCTGCCCGCAGCCCTGGGTACGGCATGACGGCAGGCGAGTGCGCCTCGATGACGTCCTCGGGGACTCCTTCGCCGTCCTGACCGCTGTGCCGCCCACGGCGCAGATGACGGCCGTGGCCACGGCACTGGGCGCCCAGACGATCCACGTCGACGACCTGGGCGACGACGGCACCCTGGCCGGCTGGCTGGCACGCGGCCGTGCCGACGCCGTCCTGCTGCGCCCCGACCGCGTCGTGACGGACACCGTCCCGGCCGGCACCGGCGACTTCACGGACACCGTCGCCTGGGCCCCCCTGCTGCACACGGCCCGCCGTATCGCCGACGCCCGGCCCGCCTGA
- a CDS encoding PucR family transcriptional regulator: protein MTGQWLQWLRPDPGRLTEPVLSPVELAAARTELGAAAVEWALQSADAIAEEVFRKVPEHGGGPTAGTTLRRVTQSAVLTGLHLMASDFSRPIPTLAEDALEGCREFARRGIPLELVLRGVRLGHAQLAHRLAAGVEEHVPADQRLAELRRIDDLMFTYVDAHSSAMAEEYIAERDRWRGSDEAARRAVIDELLAARPVDREAAALRLRYDLSSTHVAAVLWGDDTAISAPAAERLHHVASTMARALEAARTLVIPAHDNNVWVWFAVSGETAEDHIRHLRSSLPEPAGVRAALGPPAPGPHGMRRSHLGALQAQRMALHASGSWLCDYRDIRLAALVTADSEHARWFVQEVLGPLASEGARLHELRETLRIYLAEERSPRTAAERLHIARNTVTYRVKRAEELLPVTTTAVSSLEVRVALEMAAASPTGTSAIS from the coding sequence GTGACGGGACAGTGGCTCCAGTGGTTGCGGCCGGATCCCGGCCGCCTGACCGAGCCCGTCCTGTCGCCGGTGGAGCTGGCCGCGGCACGCACGGAGCTTGGCGCGGCCGCGGTCGAGTGGGCGCTCCAGAGCGCCGACGCCATCGCAGAGGAGGTTTTCAGGAAGGTGCCCGAGCACGGTGGCGGTCCCACTGCCGGGACCACCCTGCGACGTGTGACCCAGTCCGCGGTGCTGACCGGCCTGCACTTGATGGCGTCCGACTTCAGCCGGCCCATCCCCACCCTCGCCGAGGATGCGCTGGAAGGATGCCGGGAGTTTGCACGCCGCGGAATCCCGCTGGAGCTCGTCCTGCGGGGAGTGCGGCTCGGGCACGCGCAGCTGGCGCACCGCCTGGCAGCAGGAGTCGAGGAGCACGTCCCGGCCGACCAGCGCCTGGCCGAGCTGCGCCGGATCGACGACCTGATGTTCACCTACGTCGACGCCCATTCGAGCGCCATGGCCGAGGAATACATCGCCGAACGGGACCGCTGGCGCGGCAGTGACGAAGCCGCCCGCCGCGCCGTCATCGACGAACTGCTGGCCGCCCGCCCGGTCGACCGGGAAGCCGCCGCCCTGCGTCTGCGGTACGACCTGTCAAGCACGCACGTGGCCGCGGTGCTGTGGGGCGACGACACTGCCATCTCCGCGCCCGCCGCAGAACGGCTGCACCACGTGGCCTCGACCATGGCCCGCGCCCTGGAAGCGGCCAGGACGCTCGTCATCCCGGCCCACGACAACAATGTGTGGGTATGGTTCGCCGTCAGCGGCGAGACCGCCGAAGACCACATCCGACACCTGCGCAGCTCCCTGCCCGAGCCGGCAGGGGTGCGTGCGGCTCTCGGCCCGCCCGCACCAGGGCCCCACGGCATGCGCCGCAGCCATCTGGGGGCGTTGCAGGCACAACGGATGGCCTTGCACGCTTCGGGCTCCTGGCTCTGCGACTACCGGGACATCCGCCTGGCAGCCCTCGTCACGGCTGACTCCGAACACGCACGCTGGTTCGTACAGGAGGTCCTCGGGCCGCTGGCCTCCGAGGGAGCCCGCCTGCATGAGCTGCGCGAAACCCTGCGCATCTACCTCGCCGAGGAACGCAGCCCCCGCACCGCGGCCGAACGCCTGCACATTGCCCGCAACACCGTCACTTACCGCGTCAAACGCGCGGAGGAACTGCTGCCCGTGACCACCACAGCAGTCAGCTCACTGGAAGTGCGCGTAGCGCTCGAAATGGCGGCTGCCTCGCCAACCGGCACGTCGGCCATCAGCTGA